One genomic window of bacterium includes the following:
- a CDS encoding 3-isopropylmalate dehydratase large subunit, translating to MGKTLAEKLLSEKSGTDAKAGNLVISKVDVAAFQDGTGPLAIKKIQSMGLKKLLADRAILFIDHAAPSPRKELSNDHIVIREFCKNMGATLSDVGDGVIHQRLIESFVNPGDVVIGSDSHTCTSGALCAFATGMGSTDVGLGMALGRTWFKVPETFKIEVTGKFQKGVYSKDVILYLIGMIGADGATYKALEFCGSAIEDMSMDSRFVLSNMAVEAGAKVGLCESDEKTKAWLKLYGREDKYREIKADKDAKYERVIKIDAKTLVPQIAFPHTVDNTKTIDEAKGTKIDQFVIGTCTNGRMEDLHIAAKILKGKHIAPYKRLIIVPASREGYLTAIREGLLETFVEAGGIVMGPGCGPCVGVHEGILGDNESCLSTANRNFKGRMGNPDAFVYLASPATVAYSALRGEISDPREVV from the coding sequence ATGGGTAAAACATTAGCAGAAAAGTTATTATCTGAAAAAAGCGGAACCGATGCAAAAGCAGGTAACCTCGTCATATCGAAAGTTGACGTTGCCGCTTTTCAGGATGGCACAGGTCCACTTGCCATTAAAAAAATTCAAAGTATGGGATTGAAAAAGTTATTAGCTGACCGGGCAATCCTTTTTATAGACCATGCCGCACCTTCACCAAGAAAAGAATTATCAAATGACCATATCGTGATTAGAGAGTTCTGCAAAAATATGGGTGCAACACTTTCAGATGTAGGCGATGGCGTAATTCATCAAAGACTAATAGAATCATTCGTCAACCCGGGGGACGTAGTAATCGGTTCAGATTCGCATACCTGCACATCAGGTGCTCTTTGCGCTTTTGCAACGGGTATGGGGTCAACGGACGTAGGTTTGGGGATGGCGCTCGGCAGAACATGGTTTAAAGTCCCGGAAACCTTTAAGATAGAAGTAACCGGTAAATTTCAGAAAGGCGTTTATTCAAAAGACGTTATACTTTATCTTATAGGGATGATCGGAGCAGACGGTGCTACATACAAAGCACTTGAGTTCTGCGGTTCTGCAATTGAAGATATGAGTATGGATTCAAGGTTTGTTTTGTCAAATATGGCAGTAGAAGCAGGCGCAAAAGTAGGGTTATGCGAATCGGACGAAAAAACAAAAGCGTGGCTTAAGTTATACGGCAGGGAAGATAAATACCGCGAAATCAAAGCCGATAAAGATGCAAAATATGAAAGAGTAATTAAAATAGACGCGAAAACCCTCGTTCCACAAATAGCATTCCCGCACACGGTTGATAATACAAAAACGATCGACGAAGCAAAAGGGACAAAAATAGATCAGTTCGTCATCGGGACTTGCACCAACGGCAGGATGGAAGATTTGCATATAGCAGCAAAAATCTTAAAAGGCAAACATATCGCACCGTATAAAAGACTTATCATAGTCCCGGCATCGAGAGAAGGATATCTAACCGCCATAAGAGAAGGGCTTTTGGAAACTTTCGTCGAAGCAGGCGGAATAGTAATGGGACCCGGATGTGGACCTTGTGTAGGCGTTCATGAAGGCATTCTCGGGGACAATGAGAGTTGTCTTTCAACTGCAAACCGTAATTTCAAGGGCAGAATGGGAAACCCGGACGCGTTCGTTTATCTGGCTTCACCTGCTACAGTAGCTTATTCGGCATTACGAGGCGAAATCAGCGACCCAAGAGAAGTGGTGTAA
- a CDS encoding T9SS type A sorting domain-containing protein: MHKKLGAWIFVGVIGVINLALAGAPDTLWTRTYGGTDNDWGNSVLETQDGGIVVSGWTASFGVGSQNFYLIKTNSSGDTLWTRTYGGHLLNNGYCVSETQDSGFVIVGETFSFGAGAPSYSNAYLVRTNSLGDTLWTRTYGGTKGECGWSVSKTYDGGFIITGETTSFGAGSPNYSNVYLVKTNSSGDALWTKTFGGATGNSGWSVSETQDSGFIIVGTTNSFGIGSPNYSNVYLVRTNSSGDTLWTRAFGGTDNDGCYSVSETQDNGFIMVGTTSSFGAGGHDVYLIKTNSSGDTLCTRTYGGAKDDWGESVSETQDSGFIIAAKTVSFGAGHFDVYLIRTNSSGDTLWTKTIGGAESEWGCSVSETRDRGFIVAGATYGDDYEDVYLIRLKPETGIEENSNIKNQKLNMEIFKNPFIENTTINYSLTLKSKVSLSICDISGRTVKTLLNEQKPASSYSINLNAKELKTGIYFLTLNANGARTNKKLTIIK, encoded by the coding sequence ATGCATAAAAAATTAGGAGCTTGGATTTTTGTGGGAGTAATTGGAGTTATTAATCTTGCGCTCGCAGGCGCGCCGGACACCCTTTGGACAAGAACTTATGGTGGGACTGATAATGATTGGGGTAATTCTGTTTTAGAAACGCAAGATGGCGGGATTGTTGTTTCCGGATGGACGGCTTCCTTTGGTGTAGGTTCTCAAAATTTTTATCTTATAAAAACAAATTCTTCGGGCGACACACTTTGGACAAGAACTTATGGTGGACATCTATTGAATAATGGTTATTGTGTTTCCGAAACGCAGGATAGTGGGTTTGTTATCGTTGGAGAAACTTTCTCATTTGGTGCAGGCGCTCCCAGTTATTCAAATGCCTATCTTGTCAGAACAAATTCATTGGGAGATACGTTATGGACAAGAACTTATGGTGGAACAAAGGGCGAGTGTGGCTGGTCTGTTTCCAAAACATATGATGGTGGTTTTATTATAACAGGAGAAACAACTTCATTTGGCGCAGGCTCTCCCAATTATTCAAATGTCTATTTGGTCAAGACAAATTCTTCAGGAGATGCTCTCTGGACTAAAACTTTTGGCGGAGCGACTGGGAATTCTGGCTGGTCTGTTTCCGAAACGCAGGACAGTGGGTTTATTATTGTTGGAACAACAAACTCTTTTGGTATAGGCTCTCCCAATTATTCAAATGTCTATTTGGTCAGGACAAATTCTTCGGGAGATACTCTATGGACCCGCGCTTTCGGCGGAACTGACAATGATGGATGCTATTCTGTTTCTGAAACGCAAGACAATGGCTTTATTATGGTTGGGACAACATCCTCTTTTGGTGCAGGCGGACACGATGTTTATCTTATTAAAACAAATTCTTCGGGCGATACTTTGTGTACAAGAACTTATGGCGGGGCTAAAGATGATTGGGGAGAATCTGTTTCTGAAACACAGGACAGCGGGTTTATTATTGCTGCGAAGACAGTTTCTTTTGGTGCAGGTCATTTTGATGTTTATCTTATCCGAACAAATTCTTCGGGCGATACTTTATGGACTAAAACTATCGGTGGGGCTGAGAGTGAATGGGGTTGTTCTGTTTCTGAAACAAGGGACAGAGGATTTATTGTCGCCGGAGCAACTTATGGGGACGACTATGAAGATGTTTATCTTATCAGACTTAAACCGGAAACTGGAATTGAAGAAAACTCAAATATTAAAAATCAAAAATTAAATATGGAAATATTTAAAAATCCATTTATTGAAAATACAACCATTAACTATTCTCTCACACTTAAATCTAAAGTTTCTCTCTCAATTTGCGACATCTCAGGCAGAACTGTCAAAACTCTATTAAATGAACAAAAACCTGCTAGTAGTTATAGCATTAACCTGAACGCAAAAGAACTAAAAACAGGAATATATTTCCTAACCTTGAATGCCAATGGGGCAAGAACTAATAAGAAACTTACAATTATAAAATGA